The DNA region TGATATGAGGTTTGCCATGGTTGAGATGAAGAagggagaaatagagaaaattgtGAGAATTTTGGAGATGGAGAACGTATGAAGGTTTTTTTGCTCTTCtaaccctttttattttctaatatagattgatattgatactctatataaaaaaaaaaattttaggaagattttttttaacagaaactatctaacaaagatacataaaaacaaacaacctaaataatcaaatctaaaattttaaaaggtactaaataaatatagataaaaactatcaaaatctagcaaatcacaataaaaactcataaaattctgaattaattaaaaattcgaaaattcaataaaaataccataaaaattaattaatgctctaaaaataaattaagattaaatcaagaaataaacaacctaaatcctaatcaaatctaaaatttaaaaataattttttatgagaattaacctatAGAGAACGTATGAAGGTTTTTTTTGCTCTTCtaaccctttttattttctaatatagattgatattgatactctatataaaaaacaatattttttaggaagatttttttaacagaaactatctaacaaagatacataaaaacaaacaacctaaatcctaatcaaatctaaaatttaaaaaggtactaaataaatatagataaaaactatcaaaatctagcaaatcacaataaaaactcataaaattctgaattaattaaaaatccgaaaattcaataaaaataccataaaaattaattaatgctctaaaaataaattaagattaaatcaagaaataaacaacctaaatcctaatcaaatctaaaatttaatgtggcaaatagggccaaggtggaaaaactgatgtgtaaattattaaatgagaattaataggtggaaaagctgatgtgtaaataattaagtgagaattaatctcggagcgacacgtcactaacttggcctgtgagagcgacacgtcatgctagaagttcttcttttctaacaaagatacataaaaacaaacaacctaaatcctaatcaaatctaaaatttaaaaaggtactaaataaatatagataaaaactatcaaaatctagcaaatcacaataaaaactcataaaattctgaattaattaaaaatctgaaaattcaataaaaataccataaaaattaattaatgctctaaaaataaattaagattaaatcaagaaataaacaacctaaatcctaatcaaatctaaaatttaatgtggcaaatagggtcaaggtggaaaagctgatgtgtaaattattaaatgagaattaataggtggaaaaactgacgtgtaaataattaagtgagaattaatctcggagcgacacgtcactaacttggcctgtgagagcaacacgtcatgctagaagttgttcttttctaatatatatagatagattctCAATTCTAAGACCAATTTCTATTGACAGGTTTTTAACTTGTGAGTACACAGAAATGGAAATGGTTTTACATGCCAGGTAGTTTAGGGAAATTTTGTAACACAAAGAAGTAAACCAAATTCCACAGTTTTTGTCTTGTTAAGTATGGTACTATGGTTGATTAATAGGCTCTTGTCATTAGGATTTTGGTGGCTGACATATATGGTGGTTTAATTTGTGgaccttttccttttttttcttcaactaATGGAGGCCGGTTACCTGCATGAATTACTTCTATTTACTTTTtatatgaatttatattttgaataagaTGCTATTTGTTAAATGCAACTCATTAATCAGTTTAAACATGAATAAAGTATATTGAGAAGGCGGGTTATAAAAATATGGTACTCAAGCCCATCAAATTTAGAGAAACCAGCAAGGacacactactacagaaaatgGCAAGGTTGCTGTTAAAATATATCAAAGGTAGCGGTCAAAACCGGTGCATAGGAAGGCGCTGTCTTTGGAGCTAAGGTGCTAAGGTCGCGATTGTGATTTTTCAGAACCCCTTTAGACTCCAAATTTTTTGCAAAGCTGACAGCAAAGGTAGCTGTAGAATTTTTCAATTAATGATGTATGATAAATGAGCATGGCAGGCATGTATACAGATTACAACTAGGAGTAGAAAGTTaaatttggaaattaattatgatGGCTGGCGCAGGCATAGAAAATGAACATGCACACATGAGCTCCCAGATGTTACAAGCTAAGTCAATTGATGGCATAAAATCAGAACTTAAAACCCCTAGCTTCAAGTTCAAACCTCTTCATCCCATCCTTGATGAAGTAATTAAATTGTCAGTAAGTAAAGCTTGAATAACAATCATAGAAGTACAATTGACAACTGCAATGGTTGACTTCTCAAGCCCCTTTGGTTTTAATTTTGCTGCAAAATCTAATTGGTGGAGGAAACACAACGTAAAGAAATTCCAATCTATATATAGGCAAATGTTGGTCCATGATGCAGCATGATCCAACTAGCTGCTGTATCATAATCAAGCTTCACAAAATACACAAATAATAGCACAGACCTTGGCAGTCATGAAATGCTTAATGATGTGATTAACACTAAGAACAACTGAACAAGAATAAATACTAACAACATGTAACCAGTTCCTTGCTTCCAAAAAGGcaacaaaagaaataaaaacccTACTTTCACAGAACTGAGTTCAATTTGCTgactaatttattaaaaaaataaataaagaaaaacagGACACCTTCTATCAGTTTATAACAATAACtaagaggaaaaaaaagaagaagtagAAAATGGGTACTCAAACAAACCAAGTAAAAAAACGTAAGGAAAAACTCACATACCAACAGTATGCTCAAGCAGCTTAGTTATTCATCCATAATAAAACTTCGAAATGGATAGGAAGACAACTTCTCCCTTATTTCATCGACACTTGATTTTCAACGAAGGAAGAATCCTAAAGTTGAAAGTGAACTAGTAATGTTAAAATTGGATTagaggtgcccactagggtggacacttTGCATTTTGGTCCGCCGGTGGACCAAGGGATATTTTAGACTTTTTCGTTCCTTTCTTTTTCCCTTCCACTCTACCTTCCACACTACCATGAGTACCATCCGCAACAGAACATGAAACGCCCTCTTACTTTGATGATTCTGATTATTAAGCTGCTTTAATATACtggacattgaaattgaaatttccattacttattattatttctacTCCTCGATCTCAAATGATTTCAATCTCTGTAATGTTTGTTTGTGTTAAATTTCTATATAATCTGGAAAACAAATGGATCCATGGAAATGCATGTTAGCTCACCCCTATATTATATTAATTCTTCAGATTTTTGTTCAAACCCACACCCACACATACAGATCTGAAACAAATGTAGTTTGCTCCTGATTCTGGATTGGatttaatttccgttttttAACAGTGTTGCTGCTACTCCTCCTTTCAAGACCAGTGCTGAAAATGCAGGGGCTTTCGTTTTGGCTCTGTTTGCAGGGTCGCTGTTTTGGGTTTATTctaagaagatgatgaagcaaGTTAACTGTTCTaattctcttggataactggtATTATGCAAGGCCAGCAAAGACACACCCTCAATGCACTTTCTCTGAACTAGTCACGCAATACCCAGGAGCAAAACAACCAGAAAAAAAAGGGGTATTTTTACTCTTTTGCCCTTTGATCATCCATCAAATCCTAGCAATCTaaataaagaatattccaaGATTCTTAAATCCAACGGTGTTTAAgtctggtccaccggtggaccaaaatgcaaagtgcccaccctagtgggcacctggATTAGATAAGGAGATGCATTTATACATTTATTTAACATAGTAAATATTAGGACTAAAATTACAACCTGTTGTAGTGTCAGTGAATTTCCAAGAAGTGTCATGCCCCTCATGTATTTCAATATATACTATCCACAATTTATGTCATTTGTTTGTTGGGGGAAATgcaaaaggaaataaaaatgtAACTTCATGTCTTATTTTATCAATTATTGGTGTAAATTTTGTAATTATCTTTATCCTCCTCCATTTAATGgtttttactttctttttgggtaCTTCATACTTGCTTTCAGCATCATTAAAGGTCTGAAATTTCAGAAAGTTGATATAAAAGATATCTTGAATTATATGTATTGACATATGGTCGATAAATGCATATCCTTACGAATTAAACATAATCTTCATATGTGCTGGATCACCATCCAAAGAGTCAAACTGTACGTGATATACCAACTTCTGATCAGGTGTTGATAACGAGCAACACTAGATGGCCATTGCAATACACgataagttaaaaaatataaaatagcgGACAATGACTTTAATTTGGAACCCTTGAAATAAAAATCAACATTGATAAAATATAGACTCAACCAAGGTTGTATGGTTCCAAACACACTATTTGGCTGATCATTTGCTAAAAGTACACTAACTATATATTGAGACTGTCTAGATCAGCTCTAACACGACTAGGATGTTGTGAAGCTTTCAATGTCTTGCTAAGAATATCATCACGACCTACCACAATATTGTATCTCCTCTTGAGATGCATATACTGTGAGAGTGGTCCGGATACACAATAGTGAGAAACAAATTTCTCattatttcataaaaataaatgagaaaaaagCTAATTAAAATGTTTTTAACACTTACATACTGCTCCAAAACTTGTAGACCATTATCCCTTCTTAGCTCTTTGGGGCTTTATATGTTGGGACTGAAGTGGTCAAAGTTCCGTTTTTCATTCAGTTAATAAGTCCTATTATTTAGGACACGTAGGTTGATATTTCTTTAATTCATGCGCTTCTAAGAACATGTGATCTCTGTTCAAGGTACAACATGAAAGTGAACAATTAAGAAAAGAGACAAAAATAGATAATAAATGTAAACACAGTTCTGGGGGTAAAAACTAGTGAGAGGTGAAtattgagaagaagaagaagaagaagaaaaaagaaaaacatgggACCAAAACCACTCAACAAAACAGGTAAAGGTGAGTTGTTTTTTCCTTGTTTAAAtttaaagaaagaaagccaCATAACCCAATTGCAAATTGTTAACATTTATTTACTAAACTTTCTCCAACCATATGTTAATATCTTCTCTTCTACCTTGTTGATTTGCTAAACTAGTAAGTCATGTTGAAGTGATTTGCAATTTGCATCACAATTTCAGTTTGTAAAATCTGGTGAGGGTAATATGTTTTGATAATACGTGGAAGTAATTGTTGCTGGATCTTTGTTTAGGAGTACCAGATTTAGTGATGCACAAGAACCAACTACAAGAGCATGTTCAGAAATGTGGTTGGCCATTGCCAGTTTATGAAATACACAATGAAGGATTTGCTCATGCTCCAAAGTTCAGGTCTACTCTATGGGTGAATGGAAAAGAGTACAAGTCCAGGCTCACATATCCCCATAAAAAAGATGCAGAACAAGATGCTGCAGAGCTGGCTCTTAAAAGCCTTGTtagtaatgaaaataagaagaATGAGGAGCATTGCAAGATTCTTCCTGTAATTAGTTTCATCCTTCATGTGCTTATATTAAATGTCATTTTCTTGTTTATGATGCAGTTGGTTTGGTCTTTCTTTAAGTGTTGAAGTTGTTTTGGTTGTTTACCTAGGATCTAATGCAGAGCAAATCAGTCCTGTATGAATATGCTGTGAAAATGAACCTGAAAAGCCCCCAATACAGAACCACTCAACAAGGACAGTTGCATCCAGTTTATGTCTCCACATTACTGTTTAATGGGGAAAGTTACCCTGGAAAAGTTGGCAAAAGCAAAAAGGAGGCAGAACAACTTGTAGCATTTGTTGCTATCGAATCCCTTCTTGGTAAGGATTTAATATTGATCAATCTGAATAAAAAATTACTTCAAGATCGGCAGTGTAGATAGTGTCTATGGCTAATGAGTTATACTTCAAATATGTGTCAATTTTGCAGAATCTAGTTCTTGTGGTTATCTTCATCGAATAATTAAGTCCAAAGTCAGAATGCAAGGTAGCTTCTACTTGTCATAGAGCATGTTTTTGTATTACCAATTATAAGTGTCTTATTGAAGTGAAGTGTAAGTGTTTATCAGGAACTAACAATTCTATGTTGTTGTATGCATGCCCAGAAGGTTCTTCAAAGCCGGTGATTGATATTCCTGTAAGTTGTGTCCTATGTAATAAGAAAATCATGAAAGAAACTTGATTTGAAACTCTAACTCATTGGATTTGTTAGTCTTAATTTGCTTGTGTTGTTCTTTCTTAAGTAAAGAGTAATCAATTATTTTCGTCTTGTTTGGTGTTTGCAGCCCCCATCTGCGAACATTAGTGGACTGGACTCAACTGTTAATAAGCGAAAACTTGGCACTGTTAACCCTGGAAGTAAGAAACTAAAAAGGGAAGATGGTGAGTTTCTTTCTAAGCTGTTTTTCAATGTTTCCTCACATAAGGGCTAATTTCAGTAACACTATTGAGATGAAAAATGGCATATCAGGATTATGGACATTtagattgaaattgaaataagatatAATATCTAAAACTATTAGTTTCTGTTATTTAGTTGGATACATCTCTTATGttctgcatgtttggaaatttctGGCCAGAATGTAAACTTTCTAGCtagctttgtttttattttttgataagcaaCTTTCTAGCTTTGTAATTTGGTAATGTCATTAAATTAGGTAAAATGCTAGAGTTTGAAGACATAAGGGAATGACTAATATGGCTTTGTTTGTGTATTTCTACTACattttttaacatatttttGATGCCTTTGTTTTATTGGTTTTCTTTAGGATGGCACATTTTAAACACGAAAGAACAAAGGACAAAATGAGGATACAAGCTTTGACAGAGGTTTCTTCAATTCTTCACTATATATTCAAAGTTTTTGTTTAATGGGCATGTTAGGAGTATTTATTGGATCAATTCCTTTCTAGGTTGTGATTATTGATTAGCTGTTTAACAATGAATATTCTTACAGAATATATTTGCATTCTGAACATGTTTTAGAGCATTCTAAATCTTTGTTCAATCTTTGCATTATTAAGAATTCTCAATTCAAAGACCAATTTCTATTGACAGGTTTTTAACTTGTGAGTACACATAAATGGAAATGGTTTTACATGCCAGGAAGTTTAGGGAAAATTTGTAACACAGAAGTAAACCAAATTCCACAGTTTTTGTCTTGTTAAGTATGGTTGATAAATAGGCTCTTGTAATTAGGATTTTGGTGGCTGACATATATGGTGGTTTACTTTGTGGACCTTTTCCTTTGTTTTCTTCAACAAATGGAGGCCGGTTACCTGCATGAATTACCTGCATGCTATGTGTTAAATGCACTAAAAATTAATCAGTTTTAACATGAATAAAGTATTTTGAGAAGGCtggttttaaaaatatttatggtACTCAACCCCATCGAATTTAGGGAAACCAGCGAGGTCAAACTACTATCTTTCTATTCTTTCAACTCCATTTTCACTTGTGTTGAAGTGTAAATGAAACTTAACTCTTGTTCACAACAATATATAGCTTCATAGCAAATATGCTTTGGATCAAGTGTCAAAAACACATTCAAACATGGTGAAAGAAAATGATAGGTGAGATTGTATTTTAAGATCACACAAGTGTTGCTGCATGATCTGTTAATCAATGGaaaaatttatttcttaaatCAGTGAATTAAATCAATTAGTGATGTATAATAAATGATAATGGCAGGCATGTTCATCCCAGATGTTACTAGCTAAGTCAATTAGTGGCATAAAATCAGAACTTAAAAATGAACATACACATATGAGCTTCAAGTTCAAGCCTTGATGAAATAATTAAATTGTCAGTAAGCAAAGCTTGAATAACAATCATGGAAGTAGTACAATTGACAACTGCAATGGTTGACTTTTCAAGCCCCTTTGGTTTTAATTTTGCTGCAAAATCTAATTGGTGGAGGAAACACAACGTAAAGCAGGGGTTTCACTAAACATTGCCAACAAAACTTGCATACTCTTAATTTTGCTATGCATATTGTTTTGTTCCCCACAAATATTACTACTTTGTTAACATTATCTGAAGTGTGATGCGAATCCAATTCCTGATATTACTATTTTAGGCACGGGTCAGTCCAATCTTCAATCACTGAAAAAGAAATTCCAATCTATAGACAAATGTTGGTCCATGATGCAGCATGATCCAACTAGCTGCTGTATCATAATCAAGCTTCACAAAATACACAAATAATAGCACAGACCTTGGCAGTCATGAAATGCTTAATGATGTGATTAACACTAAGAACAGCTGAACAAGAATAAATACTAACAACAGGTAACCAGTTCCTTCCTTCCAAAAAAGGcaacaaaagaaataaaaacccTCCTTTCGCaaaattgagttcaatttgctgactaatttattaaataaaaaaataagcttAATTAAGCTTTTCGTCCCTATCCTTTTCCATGAATATGGTTTTCGTCCCTTGCCGGAGCAAGACGTGGTATTAGTCCCTATCTTTTACCAAAATGATTGGTTTTAGTCCCTTCGGCcgtttgggtcaacgccggagctccgccagccCATGTGACACCCATGTGGctttgccacgtcaattaatgagccaTGTtcgattttttttcatttaaaaaaaataattaagacacATTTAATTAACAACTTATATAAATTTAGACAAGTTTAATtattgttcatcatcatcaaccattagtgtttaagaaaaataaaaaaaataacgcACCATCCTTCCAACAAGAAtaatcaaaaaattaatttgttcattCCCTTTCCCCTATTTTTCACAAAATCTCCAGATCTTCCCTACACTCTCAAACTCAAGGTTTCCACATCTCTATCTCGAGCTTTCCACCTCATACACCATCCTTTCCTTTTTCCGGTACCACTCCACAACACCTCTGTTTCTCCCAAAAGCTATTGAGGTGACTCCATAGATCTGAATTTCGGAACCCATGATGGATCTCCCGATGCATGCCTTCACTCAACTCTCGGTTCTGAATCTTGAGCCCGAATTGATGGCTCTGGCGCAAGATTCAACAATTGATCGACCAAGCAAAGTTAATGATTTTTTCGATTTTGTACAGAGAACAAGATTAAGGTTTCCATTTCTCGACCTCTTCCTCTTCACGCTCTCTACGATCTGGGTTAGGGTTTTTCGAATTTGGGGATTTGCATCTGGGTTGAGATTAGGATTCAATTCTCTCCCCTTTTGGTGAAAATGGTGAAATAATTgttaagaaataaaaagaacaaTGGAGGCAGAAGGGAGGAACCTTTGTAATTTCTCCATCGTTGTTCTGGAAATGGAGACTGGTGTTTtagggaattagatttcccaccccctgttttagatttcccaccccatttaaaagtggggaaaaaccaatATTGCCCCTCCGTGTTTTAGTCCGAAACTTCAACCTTCGGATCAGTACGAAACTTCATCCTTCGGATTAGTATGAAACTTCAACTTCCGGACACCTCTGACAGATTCTACCACCTTTTTCAGCACCATTACTCCATAGCTTCACCTACCTCACCACCATTATGGTCTGCATAAACTCCTCAACCACCCAACCACCCCCCATTTATGGCTGAACACACTGTTTGGATTGGTCCTCGTGTTATTACCAACTTTGATTTAACAGACATAACAGaagattgataatatgattcatgtttgtaatgttgtaACCATGTCTGTAACCATGTTTGTAACCATATTATTAGCAAGAATATTTTCCATCAGTATTGTAACGAGGTCTGTTTGTCCCATATTATTGTCACTGCATTTTCACGTTTCTGTCTTTGTGACAGTATCTGGTTTGAAAgatccgaatcttgaagtttcatattaatccggTTTTTCAACTCTCGGACGTCTAAAAAAGGGGGgtggtaaatttaattatgaagcagtccgaaacttatagtcctggattgatccgaaacttaaagtcctggatggatccgaaacttaaagtcctggatagattcgaaacttaaagtcctggataACTCTTACCAAGCAGCAGAATGCAGTAAGTTAAgaccaaaccaaaaggcatattcatcaattacaatctcaaccaccaccacaattaCAAACCAAACATTTCAACCCAACAATTCGTTAGGTAAGTCCTCCAAGACGGCCACGACACCGatcatgttattttaactgtaaCTAAAGAATCCGAACTTTTAACTCTCGGACTAGTCCAGAACATCAACCTCTGGACTGGTATGGAGGTTTAAGTCCCGGAGGGTAGTCCcggcatttttttaaaaaggctaGGGTGACAATTCTAAAACAGGGgttgggaaatctaattcccggTGTTTTATGGTTGGGTGTGATGGGTTTGAAGAGGGTTGGAAATTGTGTTTGGGGTTTCTAAATATTTTGTTTTCTGGAAGTGCTGAGAAATTTTTTAATGTTTAGATGATGAACATGATGATGGGTGGATCTTGAtgggattaattttttgaactGGGGTAAAATGGACAGTTGCCATCTTGTCTAAATTTATTTAAGCTGTTAATTAAATgtgtcttaattatttttttaatgaaaaacaaaaaaaaatccaacatGACTAATTAATTGACGTGCATGGCAAAGCCACATGGGCTGGCGGAGCTCCGACGTTGACCCAAACGGCCGAAtcggagggactaaaaccaatcATTTTGGCAAAAGATAGAGATCAATACCACGTCTTGCTCCGACGAGGAACGAAAAACATATTTATGGAAAAGGATAGGGACGAAAAGCttaattaagcctaaaaaataaaggaaaacaaGACACCTTCTATCAATTGCTAACAATAACTAagaggaaaaaaagaagaagcagaaaatGGGAATTCAAACAAACCAAGTAAAACAACGTAAGGAAAAACTCACATACCAACAATATGCTCAAGCATAATAAAACTTCGAAATACATAGGAAGACAACTTCTCCTTTATTTCATCCACTTGATTTTCAACGAAGGAAGAATCCtgaagtttctttttttttagagaATAAGAATCCTAAAGTTAAAAGTGAACTAGTAATGTTACAATAGAGTTAAATAAGGAGATACATTTATTTAACATAGTAAATATTAGGACTA from Lotus japonicus ecotype B-129 chromosome 2, LjGifu_v1.2 includes:
- the LOC130735542 gene encoding double-stranded RNA-binding protein 4-like isoform X1, with the translated sequence MGPKPLNKTGKGVPDLVMHKNQLQEHVQKCGWPLPVYEIHNEGFAHAPKFRSTLWVNGKEYKSRLTYPHKKDAEQDAAELALKSLVSNENKKNEEHCKILPDLMQSKSVLYEYAVKMNLKSPQYRTTQQGQLHPVYVSTLLFNGESYPGKVGKSKKEAEQLVAFVAIESLLESSSCGYLHRIIKSKVRMQEGSSKPVIDIPPPSANISGLDSTVNKRKLGTVNPGSKKLKREDGWHILNTKEQRTK
- the LOC130735542 gene encoding double-stranded RNA-binding protein 4-like isoform X2, which produces MHKNQLQEHVQKCGWPLPVYEIHNEGFAHAPKFRSTLWVNGKEYKSRLTYPHKKDAEQDAAELALKSLVSNENKKNEEHCKILPDLMQSKSVLYEYAVKMNLKSPQYRTTQQGQLHPVYVSTLLFNGESYPGKVGKSKKEAEQLVAFVAIESLLESSSCGYLHRIIKSKVRMQEGSSKPVIDIPPPSANISGLDSTVNKRKLGTVNPGSKKLKREDGWHILNTKEQRTK